Proteins encoded in a region of the Streptomyces violaceoruber genome:
- a CDS encoding CitMHS family transporter has product MLTILGFAMIATFLVLIMMKKMSPIAALVLIPALFCVLVGKGAHLGDYVIDGVSSLAPTAAMLMFAIVYFGVMIDVGLFDPIVRAILKFCKADPMRIVVGTALLAAIVSLDGDGSTTFMITVSAMYPLYKRLKMSLVVMTGVAAMANGVMNTLPWGGPTARAATALKVDATDIFVPMIPALAVGLVAVVVLAYVLGLRERRRLGTLSLDGAPEREPETETVLVGAGAGTGAAGVSGAAGVSGAGAGAGAGAGAARGAAGGPAAAGDRDTGAGGESDDDFKGLDPNRPTLRPRLYWFNALLTLALLTAMIMELLPIPVLFLIGAALALTVNFPHIPDQKARIAAHADNVLNVSGMVFAAAVFTGVLTGTGMVDHMANWLVDTIPDGMGPQMGLVTGLLSLPLTYFMSNDGFYFGVLPVLAEAGQAHGVSTLEIARASIVGQPLHMSSPLVPAVYVLVGMAKVEFGDHTRFVVKWAVLTSLVILAAGILFGII; this is encoded by the coding sequence ATGCTGACCATCCTCGGCTTCGCCATGATCGCGACCTTCCTGGTCCTGATCATGATGAAGAAGATGTCGCCGATCGCGGCGCTCGTGCTGATTCCCGCGCTGTTCTGCGTGCTCGTCGGCAAGGGCGCCCATCTCGGCGACTACGTCATCGACGGCGTGTCCAGCCTCGCCCCCACCGCGGCGATGCTCATGTTCGCGATCGTCTACTTCGGTGTGATGATCGACGTCGGGCTCTTCGACCCGATCGTCCGGGCCATCCTGAAGTTCTGCAAGGCCGACCCGATGCGCATCGTCGTCGGCACGGCGCTGCTCGCCGCGATCGTCTCGCTGGACGGCGACGGCTCCACCACCTTCATGATCACGGTCTCGGCGATGTACCCGCTGTACAAGCGGCTGAAGATGAGCCTGGTCGTGATGACCGGCGTCGCCGCGATGGCCAACGGCGTGATGAACACGCTGCCCTGGGGCGGCCCCACCGCCCGCGCCGCCACCGCGCTGAAGGTCGACGCCACCGACATCTTCGTCCCGATGATCCCGGCCCTGGCCGTGGGTCTGGTCGCGGTCGTCGTCCTGGCGTACGTGCTCGGTCTGCGCGAGCGCAGGCGGCTGGGCACGCTGTCGCTGGACGGGGCGCCGGAGCGGGAGCCGGAGACCGAGACGGTGCTGGTCGGTGCGGGCGCGGGTACGGGGGCGGCCGGAGTTTCCGGTGCGGCCGGGGTTTCCGGTGCGGGTGCGGGTGCGGGTGCGGGTGCGGGTGCGGCTCGCGGTGCGGCGGGCGGCCCCGCTGCGGCGGGCGACCGGGACACCGGGGCCGGCGGCGAGTCCGACGACGACTTCAAGGGCCTCGACCCGAACCGGCCCACCCTGCGGCCCAGGCTGTACTGGTTCAACGCGCTGCTCACCCTCGCGCTGCTCACCGCCATGATCATGGAGCTGCTGCCGATCCCGGTGCTCTTCCTGATCGGCGCCGCGCTCGCCCTCACCGTCAACTTCCCGCACATCCCGGACCAGAAGGCCCGCATCGCGGCCCACGCCGACAACGTCCTCAACGTCTCCGGCATGGTCTTCGCCGCCGCCGTCTTCACCGGCGTCCTCACCGGCACCGGCATGGTCGACCACATGGCCAACTGGCTGGTGGACACCATCCCCGACGGCATGGGCCCGCAGATGGGCCTGGTCACCGGCCTGCTGAGCCTGCCGCTGACGTACTTCATGTCGAACGACGGCTTCTATTTCGGCGTCCTGCCGGTGCTCGCCGAGGCCGGCCAGGCGCACGGCGTGTCGACGCTGGAGATCGCCCGCGCCTCGATCGTCGGCCAGCCGCTGCACATGTCCAGCCCGCTCGTCCCGGCCGTGTACGTCCTGGTCGGCATGGCCAAGGTCGAGTTCGGCGACCACACGCGGTTCGTGGTGAAGTGGGCCGTCCTGACGAGCCTGGTGATCCTCGCGGCGGGCATCCTGTTCGGCATCATCTGA
- a CDS encoding MFS transporter, whose protein sequence is MVPSGNRGWLLRLVIAFGFAQAAVSMARPAVSYRALALGADERAVGVIAGVYALLPLFAAVPLGRRTDHGRCAPLLPAGVVLIAGGCALSGVAGSLSTMALWSGVMGLGHLCFVIGAQSLVARQSAPHEQDRNFGHFTIGASLGQLIGPIAAGALIGGPDMAGSSALALVVAGAGAAVAFTSLWRIEHPGAAKSRAQQGARVPVVSILRARGVPAGILISLSVLSATDILTAYLPVVGEQRGISPAVIGVLLSLRAAATIACRLVLTPLLRLLGRTVLLTVTCLLAALLCAGVALPVPVWALALMLVVLGFCLGVGQPLSMTTVVQAAPDEARSTALALRLTGNRLGQVAAPAAAGLIAGVAGVAAPFVMLGALLLLSSGVALRSPSTGTTGTTGAGGAGGAGGAGGTTGTAGASGATGRAAGPRSPEIGQDVPDRAGDSRPCRESRG, encoded by the coding sequence ATGGTGCCCAGTGGGAACCGCGGCTGGCTGCTCCGCCTCGTCATCGCCTTCGGCTTCGCACAGGCCGCGGTGTCGATGGCCCGGCCCGCCGTCTCCTACCGGGCCCTCGCGCTGGGCGCGGACGAACGGGCCGTCGGTGTCATCGCCGGGGTGTACGCGCTGCTGCCGCTGTTCGCCGCCGTTCCGCTGGGCCGCCGCACCGACCACGGGCGCTGCGCACCGCTGCTGCCCGCCGGGGTGGTGCTCATCGCCGGGGGCTGTGCGCTGAGCGGCGTCGCCGGGTCCCTGTCGACGATGGCCCTGTGGAGCGGCGTCATGGGCCTCGGCCACCTCTGCTTCGTCATCGGCGCCCAGTCACTGGTCGCCCGCCAGTCCGCGCCGCACGAACAGGACCGCAACTTCGGCCACTTCACCATCGGCGCCTCGCTCGGCCAGCTGATCGGCCCCATCGCCGCGGGCGCGCTCATCGGCGGCCCCGACATGGCCGGCAGCAGCGCGCTCGCCCTGGTGGTGGCGGGCGCGGGCGCGGCGGTCGCCTTCACGTCCCTGTGGCGCATAGAGCACCCCGGGGCCGCCAAGTCCCGTGCGCAGCAGGGTGCGCGCGTCCCCGTGGTGAGCATCCTGCGCGCCCGGGGCGTGCCCGCGGGCATCCTGATCAGCCTCTCCGTGCTCTCCGCCACCGACATCCTCACCGCCTACCTGCCGGTGGTCGGCGAGCAGCGGGGAATCTCCCCGGCCGTGATCGGCGTACTGCTCAGCCTGCGGGCCGCCGCGACGATCGCCTGCCGGCTCGTGCTGACGCCCCTGCTGCGGCTGCTCGGCCGCACGGTGCTGCTCACGGTCACGTGTCTGCTGGCCGCCCTGCTGTGCGCCGGGGTCGCGCTGCCGGTGCCGGTGTGGGCGCTCGCCCTGATGCTGGTCGTCCTCGGCTTCTGCCTGGGCGTCGGCCAGCCGCTCTCCATGACCACGGTCGTGCAGGCGGCCCCCGACGAGGCGCGCTCCACGGCCCTCGCCCTGCGCCTGACCGGCAACCGCCTCGGCCAGGTCGCCGCCCCCGCCGCCGCGGGCCTGATCGCGGGCGTCGCGGGTGTGGCGGCGCCCTTCGTGATGCTGGGCGCGCTCCTCCTGCTCTCCTCGGGCGTCGCCCTGCGTTCGCCGTCGACCGGGACGACCGGGACGACCGGTGCGGGCGGTGCGGGCGGTGCGGGCGGTGCGGGCGGTACGACGGGTACGGCCGGTGCGTCCGGTGCGACCGGTCGGGCCGCCGGGCCCCGGAGTCCGGAGATCGGGCAGGATGTCCCGGACCGGGCGGGCGACAGCCGGCCGTGCCGGGAGTCGAGGGGATGA
- a CDS encoding ABC transporter ATP-binding protein, translating into MTRAISLHDVSKTYARGVRVVDRLSLDIAPGEFLVLLGPSGCGKSTVLRMIAGLEEITEGELTLDGAYANDLLPAERRMAMVFQNFALYPNMTTRGNIGFPLRVEDPQTDHTPRVDATARMLGIEDLLDRLPAQLSGGERQRVAMGRAISRHPTAFLMDEPLSNLDAKLRNHLRAEITRLTRELGVTTIYVTHDQSEAMSLGDRVAVLRGGVLQQVDTPRAVYALPRNVFVAAFIGTPRINLLRGLVRAPLDGAMTISLGKQFLRLPEPLSLDHQLLRVQQGREVIVGLRSEAVRIAKPSSARPGEVLLTGLVEHVEFQGHEVLVHFNTGSQPAVVPDLEAPRPAARPVRRRRRDGTVLERLRERAGALRAGPVVVMDEPPEPGPAVAAPDGRLPGDLIVRTTPDIDLRHGMQVPLLVDLAHLFVFDQHGDRICPAPARLPDLEE; encoded by the coding sequence ATGACACGCGCCATCTCCCTGCACGACGTGAGCAAGACCTACGCGCGAGGCGTCCGCGTGGTGGACCGGCTGTCGCTGGACATCGCGCCGGGTGAGTTCCTCGTCCTGCTCGGCCCCTCCGGCTGCGGGAAGTCGACCGTGCTGCGCATGATCGCCGGGCTGGAGGAGATCACCGAGGGAGAGCTGACGCTGGACGGCGCGTACGCCAACGACCTGCTCCCCGCGGAGCGGCGGATGGCGATGGTCTTCCAGAACTTCGCCCTGTACCCCAACATGACCACCCGCGGGAACATCGGCTTCCCGCTGCGCGTCGAGGACCCGCAGACCGACCACACCCCCCGCGTGGACGCCACCGCCCGCATGCTGGGCATCGAGGACCTCCTCGACCGCCTCCCCGCCCAGCTCTCCGGCGGCGAACGCCAGCGGGTCGCCATGGGCCGGGCCATCTCCCGCCACCCCACCGCCTTCCTGATGGACGAGCCGCTGTCCAACCTCGACGCCAAGCTCCGCAACCACCTGCGCGCGGAGATCACCCGGCTGACCCGGGAGCTGGGCGTCACCACGATCTACGTCACCCACGACCAGTCCGAGGCCATGTCGCTGGGGGACCGCGTCGCCGTCCTGCGCGGCGGCGTCCTCCAGCAGGTGGACACCCCGCGCGCCGTCTACGCCCTGCCCCGCAACGTCTTCGTCGCCGCCTTCATCGGCACCCCCCGCATCAACCTGCTGCGGGGTCTCGTGCGCGCCCCGCTGGACGGGGCGATGACCATCAGCCTGGGCAAGCAGTTCCTGCGCCTGCCCGAACCGCTCTCCCTGGACCACCAGTTGCTCCGCGTCCAGCAGGGCCGCGAGGTCATCGTGGGGCTGCGCTCGGAGGCCGTCCGGATCGCGAAGCCCTCGTCCGCCCGCCCCGGCGAGGTGCTGCTCACCGGGCTCGTGGAGCACGTCGAGTTCCAGGGCCACGAGGTGCTCGTGCACTTCAACACCGGCTCACAGCCGGCCGTCGTGCCCGACCTGGAGGCCCCGCGCCCCGCCGCCCGCCCGGTCAGGCGCCGCCGCCGCGACGGCACGGTCCTGGAGCGGCTGAGGGAACGCGCGGGCGCCCTGCGCGCCGGTCCCGTGGTCGTCATGGACGAACCGCCGGAGCCCGGACCGGCGGTCGCCGCCCCCGACGGCCGCCTCCCCGGCGACCTGATCGTCCGGACCACCCCCGACATCGACCTCCGCCACGGCATGCAGGTACCCCTCCTCGTCGACCTCGCCCACCTCTTCGTCTTCGACCAGCACGGCGACCGGATCTGCCCCGCCCCGGCGCGGCTGCCGGACCTGGAGGAGTGA
- a CDS encoding aldehyde dehydrogenase family protein, with protein MKAHDGMYIDGAWRPADGRDTIDVVNPVDEQVIGKVPAGSALDVDTAVRAARAALPGWAATPPAERAARLAALRDVLVARKDEIAETVTAELGSPLKFSQAVHAGAPIAVAGSYAELAATHAFEEKVGNSVVHHEPVGVVGAITPWNYPLHQIVAKAAPALAAGCTMVLKPAEDTPLVAQLFAEAVHEAGIPAGVFNLVTGLGPVAGQALVEHPGVDLVSFTGSTAVGRRIGATAGAAVKRVALELGGKSANVILPSADLAKAVNVGVANVMSNSGQTCSAWTRMLVHRDQYDEAVSLAAEAAAKYGDRIGPVVNAEQRERVRGYIGKGVAEGARLVAGGPEAPREQGYFVSPTVFADVTEEMTIAQEEIFGPVLSILRYEDEDDALRIANGTVYGLAGAVWAGDEADAVAFARRMDTGQVDINGGRFNPLAPFGGYKQSGVGRELGAHGLTEYLQTKSLQF; from the coding sequence ATGAAGGCACACGACGGCATGTACATCGACGGAGCCTGGCGCCCCGCCGACGGCCGGGACACGATCGACGTCGTGAACCCGGTCGACGAGCAGGTGATCGGCAAGGTCCCCGCGGGCAGCGCCCTGGACGTCGACACCGCCGTACGGGCCGCCCGCGCCGCCCTGCCGGGCTGGGCCGCCACCCCGCCCGCCGAGCGGGCCGCACGCCTGGCCGCGCTGCGGGACGTCCTGGTGGCCCGCAAGGACGAGATCGCCGAGACGGTCACCGCCGAGCTGGGCTCCCCGCTGAAGTTCTCGCAGGCCGTGCACGCGGGCGCCCCGATCGCGGTCGCCGGTTCCTACGCCGAACTGGCGGCGACGCACGCCTTCGAGGAGAAGGTCGGCAACTCCGTGGTCCACCACGAGCCGGTCGGCGTGGTCGGCGCCATCACCCCCTGGAACTACCCGCTCCACCAGATCGTCGCCAAGGCCGCCCCGGCGCTCGCGGCCGGCTGCACGATGGTGCTCAAGCCCGCCGAGGACACCCCGCTCGTCGCGCAGCTCTTCGCCGAGGCGGTGCACGAGGCCGGGATCCCCGCGGGCGTCTTCAACCTGGTCACCGGACTCGGCCCGGTCGCCGGACAGGCCCTCGTCGAGCACCCGGGTGTCGACCTGGTGTCCTTCACCGGCTCCACCGCCGTCGGCCGCCGGATCGGCGCCACCGCGGGCGCCGCCGTCAAGCGGGTCGCCCTCGAACTCGGCGGCAAGTCCGCCAACGTCATCCTTCCGAGCGCCGACCTGGCCAAGGCGGTCAACGTCGGCGTCGCCAACGTCATGTCCAACTCCGGTCAGACGTGCAGCGCCTGGACCCGGATGCTGGTCCACCGCGACCAGTACGACGAGGCGGTGTCGCTCGCCGCCGAGGCCGCCGCGAAGTACGGCGACCGGATCGGCCCCGTCGTCAACGCCGAGCAGCGGGAGCGGGTGCGCGGTTACATCGGGAAGGGCGTCGCCGAGGGCGCGCGCCTCGTCGCGGGCGGCCCCGAAGCCCCGCGCGAGCAGGGGTACTTCGTCAGCCCGACGGTCTTCGCGGACGTCACCGAGGAGATGACGATCGCCCAGGAGGAGATCTTCGGCCCCGTCCTGTCCATCCTCCGCTACGAGGACGAGGACGACGCCCTCCGGATCGCCAACGGCACGGTCTACGGCCTCGCCGGCGCCGTGTGGGCCGGGGACGAGGCCGACGCGGTCGCCTTCGCCCGCCGGATGGACACCGGGCAGGTCGACATCAACGGCGGCCGGTTCAACCCGCTGGCGCCCTTCGGCGGCTACAAGCAGTCGGGCGTGGGCCGCGAACTGGGCGCCCACGGCCTCACCGAGTACCTCCAGACCAAGTCCCTCCAGTTCTAG
- a CDS encoding Zn-dependent alcohol dehydrogenase, producing the protein MAVRTAVRAAVVPAPGAPLEVTGIELPEPGPGRVRVRLAAAGVCHSDLSLSNGTMRVPLPAVLGHEGAGTVVAVGEGVTHVAPGDEVVLNWAPSCGACHACSLGEVWLCAHALAGAADVHARRADDGTDLHPGLNVAAFAEETVVAASCVLPAPEGIPLTEAALLGCAVLTGYGAVHHSARVREGETVAVFGVGGVGLATLQAARIAGASKIVAVDVSPEKEELARAAGATDYLLASDTTAREIRALTGKQGVDVAVECVGRAVTIRTAWESTRRGGRTTVVGIGGKDQQVTFNALEIFHWGRTLSGCVYGNADPARDLPVLAEHVRAGRLDLGALVTERIALDGIPAAFDNMLAGKGGRALVVF; encoded by the coding sequence ATGGCCGTCCGTACCGCAGTCCGTGCCGCCGTCGTACCCGCCCCGGGGGCCCCGCTGGAGGTCACCGGCATCGAGCTGCCCGAGCCCGGCCCCGGCCGGGTCCGGGTGCGGCTCGCCGCCGCCGGGGTCTGCCACTCCGACCTTTCCCTGTCCAACGGCACCATGCGGGTGCCGCTGCCCGCCGTCCTCGGCCACGAGGGCGCCGGCACCGTCGTCGCCGTCGGCGAGGGCGTCACCCACGTCGCGCCCGGCGACGAGGTCGTCCTCAACTGGGCCCCCTCCTGCGGCGCCTGCCACGCCTGCTCGCTCGGCGAGGTGTGGCTGTGCGCCCACGCGCTCGCCGGCGCCGCCGACGTGCACGCCCGCCGCGCCGACGACGGCACCGACCTGCACCCCGGCCTGAACGTCGCCGCGTTCGCCGAGGAGACGGTGGTCGCCGCGTCCTGCGTCCTGCCCGCCCCCGAGGGCATCCCCCTCACCGAGGCGGCGCTGCTCGGCTGCGCCGTCCTCACCGGCTACGGCGCCGTCCACCACTCGGCGCGGGTCCGCGAGGGCGAGACGGTCGCGGTCTTCGGCGTCGGGGGAGTGGGCCTGGCCACCCTCCAGGCGGCCCGGATCGCGGGCGCGTCGAAGATCGTGGCGGTCGACGTGTCCCCCGAGAAGGAGGAACTGGCCCGCGCCGCGGGCGCCACCGACTACCTCCTGGCCTCCGACACCACCGCCCGCGAGATCCGCGCCCTCACCGGCAAGCAGGGCGTCGACGTCGCCGTGGAGTGCGTGGGCCGCGCGGTCACCATCCGCACCGCCTGGGAGTCCACCCGGCGCGGCGGCCGCACCACGGTCGTCGGCATCGGCGGCAAGGACCAGCAGGTCACCTTCAACGCCCTGGAGATCTTCCACTGGGGCCGCACCCTGTCCGGCTGCGTCTACGGCAACGCCGACCCCGCCCGCGACCTCCCGGTCCTCGCCGAACACGTCCGCGCCGGCCGCCTCGACCTCGGCGCCCTGGTCACGGAACGCATCGCCCTGGACGGCATCCCGGCGGCCTTCGACAACATGCTGGCGGGCAAGGGCGGGCGAGCACTGGTGGTGTTCTAG
- a CDS encoding DMT family transporter has protein sequence MMTTARTSPPAPWHRRPDLLAAGAATVTVVLWASAFVSIRSAGEAYSPGALALGRLLSGVLTLGAIWLLRREGLPPRAAWRGIAISGLLWFGFYMVVLNWGEQQVDAGTAALVVNVGPILIALLGARLLGDALPPRLLTGMAVSFAGAVTVGLSMSGEGGSSLFGVVLCLLAAVAYAGGVVAQKPALAHASALQVTTFGCLVGAVLCLPFAGQLVHEAAGAPVSATLNMVYLGVFPTALAFTTWAYALARTTAGRMGATTYAVPALVVLMSWLALGEVPGLLTLAGGALCLAGVAVSRSRRRPAAVPDRAAPTAEPRREDAGRA, from the coding sequence ATGATGACCACCGCCCGCACGTCCCCTCCCGCCCCCTGGCACCGTCGTCCCGACCTGCTCGCGGCCGGCGCGGCCACCGTCACCGTCGTGCTGTGGGCATCCGCCTTCGTCTCCATCCGCAGCGCGGGCGAGGCGTACTCGCCGGGCGCGCTGGCGCTCGGCCGGCTGCTGTCGGGCGTCCTGACGCTCGGGGCGATCTGGCTGCTGCGCCGGGAGGGGCTGCCGCCGCGCGCGGCCTGGCGGGGGATCGCGATATCGGGGCTGCTGTGGTTCGGGTTCTACATGGTCGTCCTGAACTGGGGCGAGCAGCAGGTGGACGCCGGCACGGCCGCCCTCGTGGTCAACGTCGGCCCGATCCTCATCGCGCTGCTCGGTGCGCGGCTGCTGGGCGACGCGCTGCCGCCACGGCTGCTGACGGGGATGGCGGTGTCGTTCGCCGGTGCGGTGACCGTGGGCCTGTCCATGTCCGGCGAGGGCGGTTCCTCGCTGTTCGGGGTGGTGCTGTGCCTGCTGGCCGCGGTGGCGTACGCGGGCGGGGTGGTGGCCCAGAAGCCCGCGCTGGCGCACGCGAGCGCCCTTCAGGTGACGACGTTCGGGTGCCTGGTCGGGGCGGTGCTCTGCCTGCCGTTCGCCGGGCAGCTGGTGCACGAGGCGGCCGGCGCGCCGGTCTCCGCCACGCTCAACATGGTCTACCTGGGCGTGTTCCCGACCGCCCTGGCGTTCACGACGTGGGCCTACGCCCTGGCCCGTACGACCGCCGGCCGCATGGGTGCGACCACGTACGCCGTGCCCGCGCTGGTCGTGCTGATGTCGTGGCTGGCACTGGGCGAGGTCCCGGGGCTGCTCACCCTGGCGGGCGGAGCGCTGTGCCTGGCGGGCGTGGCCGTGTCCCGCTCGCGCAGGCGCCCGGCCGCGGTCCCCGACCGGGCCGCGCCCACGGCGGAGCCACGGCGCGAGGACGCGGGGCGGGCCTAG
- a CDS encoding ArsR/SmtB family transcription factor translates to MTEKDAGAPGLARLAGLLADETRAACLLALLDGRAWTAGELARHAGVAASTLSEHLGKLVAGGLLAEERQGRHRYVRMADDRVAQLVEDLAAQVAPEAAARRPRTLRASSAGSAMARGRTCYDHLAGRLGIAVTDALTGRGLLRQDTGFALTDAGLGWFDSAGIPLRPTGRRPLARACLDWTERRPHLAGVAGAALCRHALDTGWCVRIGSERAVRVTPAGEDALSQLLDIDPAALR, encoded by the coding sequence ATGACCGAGAAGGACGCCGGGGCTCCCGGCCTCGCACGACTGGCCGGGCTGCTCGCCGACGAGACGCGCGCCGCCTGCCTGCTGGCCCTGCTGGACGGGCGGGCGTGGACCGCCGGTGAGCTGGCCCGGCACGCCGGGGTCGCCGCGTCGACGCTCAGCGAGCACCTGGGCAAGCTGGTCGCGGGCGGGCTGCTCGCCGAGGAACGGCAGGGGCGGCACCGCTACGTGCGGATGGCCGACGACCGGGTGGCACAGCTCGTGGAGGACCTGGCGGCGCAGGTCGCGCCCGAAGCCGCCGCCCGGCGTCCGCGCACCCTGCGGGCGTCGAGCGCCGGTTCGGCGATGGCCCGGGGGCGCACCTGCTACGACCATCTCGCCGGACGGCTCGGCATCGCGGTCACCGACGCGCTGACCGGACGCGGGCTGCTGCGCCAGGACACCGGCTTCGCACTCACGGACGCGGGGCTCGGCTGGTTCGACTCCGCCGGGATCCCGCTGCGGCCGACCGGGCGCCGGCCACTGGCCCGGGCCTGCCTCGACTGGACGGAACGCCGTCCCCATCTCGCGGGCGTGGCGGGCGCCGCCCTGTGCCGGCACGCCCTGGACACCGGCTGGTGCGTGCGCATCGGCTCGGAGCGGGCGGTGAGGGTGACACCGGCGGGCGAGGACGCGCTGTCCCAGCTGCTCGACATCGACCCGGCGGCGCTGCGCTGA
- a CDS encoding TetR/AcrR family transcriptional regulator has translation MARPRKPLLSTDRIVETARALVDAEGLAAVSTRRLAAELGVSGPSLYNHFRTKDEILEAVADSVSAQVDLSMFEDGREWRTALHDWAVSYRTALRDHPNIVPVLAHGPGRRPAALHLADAVYGAMVRAGWPAAQATSIGALMRYFVMGSALGSFAGGFVDDAGAYDPADYPHLQQAHLLAEQQEKIDERAFETGLTALLDGLAQQYAQVAQGV, from the coding sequence ATGGCCCGACCGCGCAAGCCCCTGCTCAGCACCGACCGGATCGTCGAGACGGCCCGCGCGCTGGTGGACGCGGAGGGCCTCGCGGCCGTCTCCACCCGCCGGCTGGCCGCGGAACTGGGGGTCAGCGGACCCTCGCTCTACAACCACTTCCGCACCAAGGACGAGATCCTCGAGGCCGTCGCCGACTCGGTCAGCGCGCAGGTGGACCTGTCGATGTTCGAGGACGGCCGGGAGTGGCGGACCGCGCTGCACGACTGGGCCGTCTCCTACCGGACGGCGCTGCGCGACCACCCCAACATCGTGCCGGTGCTGGCCCACGGCCCCGGCCGCCGCCCGGCCGCGCTGCACCTCGCGGACGCCGTCTACGGCGCCATGGTCCGGGCGGGCTGGCCCGCGGCCCAGGCGACCTCCATCGGCGCGCTGATGCGCTACTTCGTCATGGGCTCGGCGCTCGGTTCCTTCGCCGGCGGCTTCGTGGACGACGCCGGCGCCTACGATCCCGCCGACTATCCGCACCTCCAGCAGGCCCACCTCCTGGCCGAGCAGCAGGAGAAGATCGACGAGCGCGCCTTCGAGACCGGTCTGACGGCACTCCTGGACGGGCTGGCGCAGCAGTACGCGCAGGTGGCGCAGGGCGTCTGA
- a CDS encoding acyl-CoA dehydrogenase family protein has product MNLELSDEQTAVRQLARDFVEREIAPHVVEWDRAEEVDRSLVKKLGEVGFLGLTIDEQYGGSGGDHLAYCLVTEELGRGDSSVRGIVSVSLGLVAKTIAAWGDEEQKRRWLPGLTSGEYVGCFGLTEPGTGSDAGNLTTRAVRDGDDYVVNGTKMFITNGTWADVVLLFARSTDAPGHQGVSAFLVPTDTPGLTRRTIHGKLGLRGQATAELVLEDVRVPASAMLAPEGKGFSVAMSALAKGRMSVAAGCVGIAQAALDAAVRYAGEREQFGKTIAHHQLVQELISDIALDVDAARLLTWRVADLIDRGQPFAVESSKAKLFASEAAVRAANNALQVFGGYGYIDEYPAGKLLRDARVMTLYEGTSQIQKLVIGRALTGVSAF; this is encoded by the coding sequence ATGAACCTGGAGCTCAGCGACGAGCAGACCGCCGTACGGCAGCTCGCCCGGGACTTCGTGGAGCGGGAGATCGCCCCCCATGTCGTCGAGTGGGACCGCGCCGAGGAGGTGGACCGCTCCCTGGTGAAGAAGCTCGGCGAGGTCGGCTTCCTCGGCCTCACGATCGACGAGCAGTACGGCGGCAGCGGCGGCGACCACCTCGCGTACTGCCTGGTCACGGAGGAGCTGGGGCGCGGCGACAGCTCCGTGCGCGGGATCGTCTCGGTCTCCCTCGGCCTGGTCGCCAAGACCATCGCCGCCTGGGGCGACGAGGAGCAGAAGCGGCGCTGGCTGCCGGGGCTCACCTCCGGCGAGTACGTCGGCTGTTTCGGCCTCACCGAGCCCGGTACGGGGTCGGACGCCGGGAACCTCACCACCCGCGCGGTCCGGGACGGCGACGACTACGTCGTCAACGGCACCAAGATGTTCATCACCAACGGCACCTGGGCCGACGTCGTCCTGCTCTTCGCCCGCTCCACCGACGCCCCCGGCCACCAGGGCGTCTCCGCCTTCCTCGTGCCCACCGACACCCCCGGTCTGACCCGGCGCACCATCCACGGCAAGCTCGGGCTGCGCGGCCAGGCCACCGCCGAACTGGTCCTGGAGGACGTCCGCGTGCCCGCCTCCGCGATGCTCGCGCCGGAGGGCAAGGGATTCTCGGTGGCCATGTCGGCCCTCGCCAAGGGGCGGATGTCGGTGGCCGCCGGCTGCGTCGGCATAGCCCAGGCCGCGCTGGACGCGGCCGTGCGGTACGCGGGCGAGCGGGAGCAGTTCGGCAAGACCATCGCCCACCACCAGCTCGTGCAGGAACTGATCAGCGACATCGCCCTCGACGTGGACGCGGCCCGGCTGCTGACCTGGCGGGTCGCCGACCTGATCGACCGCGGGCAGCCCTTCGCCGTCGAGTCCTCCAAGGCCAAGCTCTTCGCCTCGGAGGCCGCCGTGCGCGCCGCCAACAACGCCCTCCAGGTCTTCGGCGGCTACGGCTACATCGACGAGTACCCGGCCGGCAAGCTGCTGCGCGACGCCCGCGTGATGACGCTCTACGAGGGCACCAGTCAGATCCAGAAGCTGGTCATCGGGCGTGCGCTGACCGGGGTTTCGGCCTTCTGA
- a CDS encoding YiaA/YiaB family inner membrane protein — MSDTPVKQQNTAAFYGQAVASFAVAMAATAIGIYQLQADAWVRAFLAIAVLYLVTSAFTLAKIIRDRQEVGQIVSRVDQARLDRILVEHDPFQKPGGTPAGQRP; from the coding sequence ATGAGCGACACACCGGTCAAGCAGCAGAACACGGCGGCCTTCTACGGGCAGGCCGTCGCCTCGTTCGCGGTGGCCATGGCCGCCACCGCCATCGGCATCTACCAGCTCCAGGCCGACGCCTGGGTGCGCGCCTTCCTCGCGATCGCCGTCCTGTACCTCGTCACCTCGGCCTTCACCCTCGCCAAGATCATCCGGGACCGCCAGGAGGTCGGCCAGATAGTCAGCCGGGTCGACCAGGCGCGCCTCGACAGGATCCTCGTCGAGCACGACCCCTTCCAGAAGCCGGGCGGCACCCCTGCGGGCCAGCGCCCCTAA